Proteins encoded within one genomic window of Bemisia tabaci chromosome 2, PGI_BMITA_v3:
- the MTA1-like gene encoding metastasis-associated protein MTA3 isoform X1, which yields MAANMYRIGDYVYFETSSTSPFLIRRIEELNKTPSGNVEAKVMCFFRRRDLPSSLIMLADKHHSALFEDSDGDGQSGLSQKQRHQIKHRELFLSRQVETLPATHIRGKCSVTLLNETESLTSYLNKEDAFFYCLVYDPSQKTLLADKGEIRVGARYQAETAPFLESAKEKEEDRKEEELDTLVWTPEHNLTDRQIDQFLVISRSVGTFARALDCSSSVKQPSLHMSAAAASRDITLFHAMNTLHKHSYDIAEAIGSLVPSTGPVLCRDEMEEWSASEANLFEEALEKYGKDFIDIRQDFLPWKSLKNIVEYYYMWKTTDRYVQQKRVKAVEAESRLRQVYIPNYNKPNPSAINNNKGMMNGNGLGYSENLVSGKACESCNVSISSQWYSWGPVNMQCKLCQNCWHYWKKFGGLKVPSRLAEVDPEVCKKKSGSISDEEKIPPSLAGHRPHRCSIIGCSKEFKLKAHLARHYATAHGLAIRAGSPRPIMKTRTAFYLRTTPLTRMSRRLCRNLIMSRHAARSPFWSINVPAIKQECQVQMMGKSVAQLKELLRYHKKDRGSVTNIATKLGILRNHELNVPSWLAPTPKDKIAKSERISFPKPPKGPDGSLLYERIPNKPEAEKTNNVAVALKKRVYEEMNGIDDPDWDDAMIISPPSKRCHRDPAAPGPVMNVPSVLNGACKPRMTTLSGRPGRKQVISWMDAPDDLYFCSTVASKRNRRQLTTVELRRAARKPWRKLGVKEPIAKVE from the exons GTGCCTTATTTGAGGACAGTGATGGAGACGGCCAATCAGGTTTAAGTCAGAAACAGCGGCACCAAATTAAACATAGAGAGTTATTCCTTTCAAGGCAAGTGGAGACGCTGCCAGCAACGCACATTCGAGGAAAATGCTCAGTGACACTTTTAAATGAGACTGAGTCTCTAACTAGCTACCTCAATAAAGAAGACGCCTTTTTTTATTGCTTAGTCTATGACCCTTCTCAAAAAACTTTGCTTGCAGACAAAGGTGAGATCCGAGTTGGTGCTCGTTACCAGGCggaaacagctcctttccttgaATCagcaaaagagaaagaagaagaccGTAAAGAAGAAGAATTAGATACCTTAGTTTGGACACCAGAACATAATCTGACTGATCGACAGATTGACCAGTTTCTCGTGATATCACGTTCTGTTGGTACGTTTGCCAGAGCCCTTGACTGCTCAAGCTCAGTGAAACAGCCCAGTCTCCATATGAGTGCTGCAGCTGCCTCCAGGGATATCACTTTGTTCCATGCCATGAACACCTTACACAAACATTCGTATGATATTGCCGAAGCAATAGGCTCCCTTGTTCCTTCTACAGGCCCAGTCCTCTGCAGGGATGAAATGGAGGAATGGTCAGCATCCGAAGCAAATCTCTTTGAAGAAGCATtagaaaaatatggaaaagatTTCATAGACATTCGGCAGGACTTCTTGCCGTGGAAATCGCTtaaaaatattgttgaataTTACTACATGTGGAAAACAACAGATCGTTATGTCCAACAAAAGCGGGTGAAAGCTGTAGAAGCCGAATCAAGGTTAAGACAAGTGTACATTCCGAACTATAACAAACCAAACCCATCAGCAATCAACAACAATAAAGGGATGATGAATGGCAATGGCTTGGGATATAGCGAGAATCTGGTAAGTGGGAAGGCTTGTGAATCATGTAATGTGTCGATATCAAGCCAGTGGTATTCCTGGGGCCCAGTCAATATGCAGTGCAAATTGTGTCAGAATTGTTGGCACTACTGGAAGAAATTCGGCGGTCTCAAGGTTCCCTCTCGATTGGCAGAAGTGGATCCTGAAGTTTGCAAAAAGAAATCAGGTAGCATTTCCGATGAGGAAAAGATCCCACCAAGCCTCGCTGGCCATCGACCTCACCGGTGTAGTATTATTGGATGTAGCAAAGAATTCAAATTGAAGGCTCACCTAGCTAGACACTATGCAACAGCACACGGCCTTGCAATAAGAGCAGGATCTCCAAGGCCAATCATGAAAACAAGGACAGCATTTTATCTTCGCACAACACCCCTCACTCGAATGTCTCGCAGATTATGCAGAAACTTGATTATGTCGCGTCATGCTGCACGCTCTCCATTCTGGTCTATTAATGTGCCGGCAATCAAGCAAGAATGTCAAGTTCAAATGATGGGTAAATCAGTAGCTCAACTAAAAGAACTGCTACGGTATCATAAAAAAGACCGAGGCAGTGTTACCAACATAGCCACCAAATTAGGTATATTGAGGAATCATGAGCTAAATGTCCCCAGCTGGTTAGCTCCTACTCCCAAGGACAAAATTGCCAAGAGCGAAAGGATTAGTTTCCCCAAACCTCCAAAAGGACCTG ATGGAAGTTTGCTGTATGAAAGAATACCCAATAAACCGGAAGCTGAAAAGACAAATAACGTTGCTGTAGCTTTGAAGAAACGTGTATATGAGGAAATGAATGGAATAGATG ATCCAGATTGGGATGACG CTATGATTATTTCACCTCCAAGCAAGCGTTGTCATCGAGATCCAGCAGCACCTGGCCCAGTTATGAATGTTCCCTCTGTTCTGAATGGAGCATGCAAACCTCGTATGACTACTCTTTCTGGGCGCCCAGGGCGCAAACAAGTCATTTCATGGATGGATGCTCCGGATGATCTCTATTTCTGCTCTACTGTCGCCTCCAA aCGTAACAGGCGGCAACTAACTACTGTAGAATTAAGACGTGCTGCGAGGAAACCCTGGAGGAAACTTGGCGTGAAAGAGCCCATTGCCAAAGTGGAATGA
- the MTA1-like gene encoding metastasis-associated protein MTA3 isoform X2 yields MAANMYRIGDYVYFETSSTSPFLIRRIEELNKTPSGNVEAKVMCFFRRRDLPSSLIMLADKHHSALFEDSDGDGQSGLSQKQRHQIKHRELFLSRQVETLPATHIRGKCSVTLLNETESLTSYLNKEDAFFYCLVYDPSQKTLLADKGEIRVGARYQAETAPFLESAKEKEEDRKEEELDTLVWTPEHNLTDRQIDQFLVISRSVGTFARALDCSSSVKQPSLHMSAAAASRDITLFHAMNTLHKHSYDIAEAIGSLVPSTGPVLCRDEMEEWSASEANLFEEALEKYGKDFIDIRQDFLPWKSLKNIVEYYYMWKTTDRYVQQKRVKAVEAESRLRQVYIPNYNKPNPSAINNNKGMMNGNGLGYSENLVSGKACESCNVSISSQWYSWGPVNMQCKLCQNCWHYWKKFGGLKVPSRLAEVDPEVCKKKSGSISDEEKIPPSLAGHRPHRCSIIGCSKEFKLKAHLARHYATAHGLAIRAGSPRPIMKTRTAFYLRTTPLTRMSRRLCRNLIMSRHAARSPFWSINVPAIKQECQVQMMGKSVAQLKELLRYHKKDRGSVTNIATKLGILRNHELNVPSWLAPTPKDKIAKSERISFPKPPKGPDGSLLYERIPNKPEAEKTNNVAVALKKRVYEEMNGIDAMIISPPSKRCHRDPAAPGPVMNVPSVLNGACKPRMTTLSGRPGRKQVISWMDAPDDLYFCSTVASKRNRRQLTTVELRRAARKPWRKLGVKEPIAKVE; encoded by the exons GTGCCTTATTTGAGGACAGTGATGGAGACGGCCAATCAGGTTTAAGTCAGAAACAGCGGCACCAAATTAAACATAGAGAGTTATTCCTTTCAAGGCAAGTGGAGACGCTGCCAGCAACGCACATTCGAGGAAAATGCTCAGTGACACTTTTAAATGAGACTGAGTCTCTAACTAGCTACCTCAATAAAGAAGACGCCTTTTTTTATTGCTTAGTCTATGACCCTTCTCAAAAAACTTTGCTTGCAGACAAAGGTGAGATCCGAGTTGGTGCTCGTTACCAGGCggaaacagctcctttccttgaATCagcaaaagagaaagaagaagaccGTAAAGAAGAAGAATTAGATACCTTAGTTTGGACACCAGAACATAATCTGACTGATCGACAGATTGACCAGTTTCTCGTGATATCACGTTCTGTTGGTACGTTTGCCAGAGCCCTTGACTGCTCAAGCTCAGTGAAACAGCCCAGTCTCCATATGAGTGCTGCAGCTGCCTCCAGGGATATCACTTTGTTCCATGCCATGAACACCTTACACAAACATTCGTATGATATTGCCGAAGCAATAGGCTCCCTTGTTCCTTCTACAGGCCCAGTCCTCTGCAGGGATGAAATGGAGGAATGGTCAGCATCCGAAGCAAATCTCTTTGAAGAAGCATtagaaaaatatggaaaagatTTCATAGACATTCGGCAGGACTTCTTGCCGTGGAAATCGCTtaaaaatattgttgaataTTACTACATGTGGAAAACAACAGATCGTTATGTCCAACAAAAGCGGGTGAAAGCTGTAGAAGCCGAATCAAGGTTAAGACAAGTGTACATTCCGAACTATAACAAACCAAACCCATCAGCAATCAACAACAATAAAGGGATGATGAATGGCAATGGCTTGGGATATAGCGAGAATCTGGTAAGTGGGAAGGCTTGTGAATCATGTAATGTGTCGATATCAAGCCAGTGGTATTCCTGGGGCCCAGTCAATATGCAGTGCAAATTGTGTCAGAATTGTTGGCACTACTGGAAGAAATTCGGCGGTCTCAAGGTTCCCTCTCGATTGGCAGAAGTGGATCCTGAAGTTTGCAAAAAGAAATCAGGTAGCATTTCCGATGAGGAAAAGATCCCACCAAGCCTCGCTGGCCATCGACCTCACCGGTGTAGTATTATTGGATGTAGCAAAGAATTCAAATTGAAGGCTCACCTAGCTAGACACTATGCAACAGCACACGGCCTTGCAATAAGAGCAGGATCTCCAAGGCCAATCATGAAAACAAGGACAGCATTTTATCTTCGCACAACACCCCTCACTCGAATGTCTCGCAGATTATGCAGAAACTTGATTATGTCGCGTCATGCTGCACGCTCTCCATTCTGGTCTATTAATGTGCCGGCAATCAAGCAAGAATGTCAAGTTCAAATGATGGGTAAATCAGTAGCTCAACTAAAAGAACTGCTACGGTATCATAAAAAAGACCGAGGCAGTGTTACCAACATAGCCACCAAATTAGGTATATTGAGGAATCATGAGCTAAATGTCCCCAGCTGGTTAGCTCCTACTCCCAAGGACAAAATTGCCAAGAGCGAAAGGATTAGTTTCCCCAAACCTCCAAAAGGACCTG ATGGAAGTTTGCTGTATGAAAGAATACCCAATAAACCGGAAGCTGAAAAGACAAATAACGTTGCTGTAGCTTTGAAGAAACGTGTATATGAGGAAATGAATGGAATAGATG CTATGATTATTTCACCTCCAAGCAAGCGTTGTCATCGAGATCCAGCAGCACCTGGCCCAGTTATGAATGTTCCCTCTGTTCTGAATGGAGCATGCAAACCTCGTATGACTACTCTTTCTGGGCGCCCAGGGCGCAAACAAGTCATTTCATGGATGGATGCTCCGGATGATCTCTATTTCTGCTCTACTGTCGCCTCCAA aCGTAACAGGCGGCAACTAACTACTGTAGAATTAAGACGTGCTGCGAGGAAACCCTGGAGGAAACTTGGCGTGAAAGAGCCCATTGCCAAAGTGGAATGA
- the LOC109035143 gene encoding transmembrane protein 192, which produces MDLDSANLIEPSLDFGTCQPFEPLNTAWITTLHIFFTIAMEVVSIFLGFEVYNKTLSCDPVLFIILFIHSAYWLVSWMTNFFFKRIHLRTKRDGYFEFFQVADKYASKPHKIISLWNPVYMVFIGIYGVEGISPRPYCDKYFPLSLFNFVFILLTLECVLVIYYLSIYSLKVKDFNRRRPPRDIEYNCSWRLNEHFPTSELGLRERWELVENLLEKQADVIMHFLHSNKKLNQRILELTNQKETNTA; this is translated from the exons atggacCTGGACTCCGCAAATTTAATTGAGCCATCCCTTGACTTTGGCACTTGTCAACCCTTTGAGCCCCTCAACACAGCATGGATTACTACTCTTCATATATTTTTCACT ATTGCCATGGAAGTAGTCAGTATTTTTCTTGGATTTGAAGTTTACAATAAAACTTTATCATGTGATCCCGTCCTCTTTATTATCCTCTTCATTCACTCAGCTTACTGGCTTGTTTCATGG AtgaccaacttttttttcaaacgcaTTCATCTCAGAACCAAGCGAGATggctattttgaattttttcaagtagcTGACAAATATGCCTCCAAGCCACATAAAATCATCTCACTTT ggaatccTGTGTACATGGTGTTCATTGGTATTTATGGTGTGGAGGGTATCTCTCCCAGACCATATTGTGACAAGTACTTCCCAttgtctcttttcaattttgtctTCATTTTATTGACATTGGAATGTGTACTGGTTATTTACTACCTCTCAATATACTCAC TAAAAGTTAAAGATTTCAACAGACGGAGACCTCCCAGGGACATTGAATACAATTGTAGTTGGAGATTAAATGAACATTTCCCAACTTCAGAACTTGGTCTAAG agaaaggTGGGAATTGGTGGAaaatcttctggaaaaacaaGCAGATGTCATCATGCATTTTCTACATTCTAACAAGAAACTAAACCAAAGGATACTCGAGCTGACaaatcaaaaagaaacaaatacaGCCTAG